The following proteins are encoded in a genomic region of Micropterus dolomieu isolate WLL.071019.BEF.003 ecotype Adirondacks linkage group LG04, ASM2129224v1, whole genome shotgun sequence:
- the LOC123969385 gene encoding regulating synaptic membrane exocytosis protein 1-like isoform X1, producing MLKSSSVSGEIYTQERTDGSQSDTALGTVGGGSKKRRSSLSARVVAIVGNRRSRSTSQISGPEGKSKKEKGAPIQRSTETGMAVELTRNMSRQPSRESNNGSMNSCNSEGNLIFSGVNLGASSQFSDFLDGLGPAQLVGRQTLATPAIGDIQIGMMEKKGQLEVEVIRARGLVQKPGSKSLPAPYVKVYLLNNGAYVAKKKTKIARKTLDPLYQQALLFEESPQGKVLQVIVWGDYGRMDHKSFMGVAQILLEELDLSSTVIGWYKLFPPSSLVDPTLASLTRRASQSSLDSSSGPPGVRS from the exons ATGCTGAAAAGCTCCAGTGTGAGCGGAGAGATCTACACCCAGGAGCGCACCGACGGCAGCCAATCAGACACAGCCCTGGGCACGGTGGGTGGCGGCAGCAAGAAGAGACGCTCCAGCCTCAGCGCACGCGTGGTGGCCATCGTAGGCAACCGTCGCAGCCGCAGCACTTCACAGATCAGTGGCCCCG AGGGGAAGAGTAAAAAGGAGAAGGGTGCACCTATCCAAAGGAGCACAGAGACTGGCATGGCAGTAGAGCTGACCAGGAACATGAGCCGCCAGCCCAGCAGAGAGTCCAACAATGGCAGCATGAACAGCTGCAACTCTGAGGGGAA TTTGATCTTCTCTGGAGTGAATCTGGGTGCCAGCAGTCAGTTCAGTGACTTTCTGGATGGCCTGGGACCGGCTCAGTTAGTGGGAAGGCAAACACTGGCTACTCCTGCCATAG GTGACATCCAGATTGGTATGATGGAGAAAAAGGGTCAGCTGGAGGTGGAAGTCATCAGAGCACGAGGGCTTGTTCAGAAGCCAGGATCCAAATCTCTCCCTG CTCCATATGTCAAGGTCTATCTGCTGAATAATGGAGCGTACGTAGCCAAAAAGAAAACCAAGATTGCACGGAAAACACTTGACCCTCTGTACCAGCAAGCACTGCTATTCGAGGAAAGCCCGCAGGGTAAAGTCTTACAG GTGATTGTATGGGGGGACTACGGCCGCATGGACCATAAAAGCTTCATGGGAGTTGCACAAATTCTATTGGAGGAATTGGACTTATCAAGCACAGTCATTGGTTGGTATAAGTTGTTCCCACCGTCCTCCTTGGTGGATCCCACACTTGCCTCCCTAACGCGGCGGGCTTCCCAGTCGTCACTTGACAGTTCCTCCGGACCGCCCGGGGTCCGATCCTAG